The Aedes aegypti strain LVP_AGWG chromosome 3, AaegL5.0 Primary Assembly, whole genome shotgun sequence genome contains a region encoding:
- the LOC5569003 gene encoding uncharacterized protein LOC5569003 has protein sequence MKTRISRDMIASFLLLCLAVNFAAGRIAFEKLTDFDFQGTTYYSVKNLSLYECQGWCREEPDCQAAAFSFVVNPLTPAQETLCQLQNVTAANNPASTPQRSSSMYYMVKLQLRSENACQRPWNFERVPNKIIRGLDNALIYTSTKEACLSACLNEKRFICRSVEYDYNNMKCVLSDSDRRTTGQLVQLVDAQGVDYFENLCLKPGQACKFTRGFQLPRTGVSEDKVSQYVGLHYYTDKELQVTSDSACKLACEIETEFLCRSFLYMGQPIGSQYNCRLYHLDHKSLPDGPSTYLNGERPLIDVGEPSGVYYENSCEKAGPGENTLPVVFDAAEDHSINNLTRNDANCDKTGTCYDVSVHCKDTRIAVQVRTNKPFNGRIYALGRSETCNIDVINSDSFRLDLTMGGQDCNTQSATGIYSNTVVLQHHSVVMTKADKIYKVKCTYDMSSKNISFGMLPIRDPEMIHINSSPEAPPPRIRILDARTREVETVRIGDRLTFRIEIPEDTPYGIFARSCVAMAKDSKSTFQIIDDDGCPVDPSIFPAFTQDGNALQSIYEAFRFTESYGVIFQCNVKYCLGPCEPAVCEWGRDSVESWGRKRRSVTRNETTTEEEEEEMNISQEILVLDFGDEKNRDFLRSEASTEYGRDKTVTIIEPCPTKTSVLALAVTCSLMVLVYMSTLFCYYMKKWIQPHKVMA, from the exons TTTTGTTGTCAATCCTTTAACGCCAGCGCAGGAAACACTATGTCAGCTGCAAAATGTCACGGCTGCCAATAATCCTGCGAGTACACCACAGCGATCATCCAGCATGTACTACATGGTGAAACTGCAGCTTCGATCAGAGAACGCATGCCAGAGGCCTTGGAACTTTGAGCGAGTGCCAAACAAAATCATTCGTGGTCTGGACAATGCCCTGATTTACACCAGCACAAAGGAAGCCTGCCTTTCCGCTTGTTTGAATGAAAAACGGTTTATTTGCCGTTCCGTTGAGTACGATTACAACAACATGAAATGCGTATTGAGTGACTCCGATAGGAGAACAACTGGACAATTGGTTCAACTGGTTGATGCCCAAGGCGTTGACTATTTCGAGAATCTTTGTTTGAAACCAGGCCAAGCGTGCAAATTCACCAGGGGCTTCCAGCTTCCACGCACGGGCGTTTCAGAAGATAAGGTCTCCCAATATGTGGGTCTACATTACTACACCGACAAGGAACTGCAAGTCACTTCGGATTCGGCATGCAAATTAGCTTGTGAAATTGAAACGGAGTTCCTCTGTCGGTCGTTCCTGTACATGGGACAGCCAATTGGGTCGCAGTACAATTGCCGCCTCTATCACCTCGATCACAAATCGCTGCCCGATGGACCCTCGACGTACTTGAATGGAGAACGACCATTGATCGATGTCGGAGAACCCTCAGGAGTGTACTATGAAAACTCATGTGAAA AGGCTGGACCTGGAGAGAACACATTGCCTGTGGTATTCGACGCCGCAGAAGACCACTCAATCAACAACCTGACCAGAAACGATGCTAACTGTGATAAAACGGGAACCTGCTATGATG TATCTGTACACTGCAAAGACACGCGCATTGCTGTGCAAGTGCGCACCAACAAGCCATTCAATGGACGTATCTATGCTCTGGGACGATCCGAAACGTGCAACATCGATGTGATCAATTCGGATTCCTTCCGGTTGGATCTCACGATGGGAGGACAGGACTGCAATACGCAGAGTGCC ACCGGCATCTACAGTAATACGGTGGTTTTACAACACCACTCAGTCGTTATGACCAAGGCGGATAAGATCTACAAGGTGAAGTGTACCTACGATATGAGCTCTAAGAACATCTCCTTCGGAATGCTACCGATTCGGGATCCAGAAATGATCCACATCAACTCATCGCCAGAAGCGCCACCACCAAGGATCCGCATTCTGGACGCCAGAACTCGCGAAGTGGAAACTGTGCGTATTGGAGATCGTCTAACATTCCGTATTGAAATTCCAGAGGACA CTCCTTACGGTATCTTTGCCCGGTCTTGCGTTGCCATGGCCAAGGACTCCAAGAGTACATTCCAAATCATCGACGACGATGGATGTCCAGTGGACCCGAGCATTTTCCCCGCATTTACTCAGGATGGAAATGCCCTGCAGTCGATATACGAAGCGTTCAGGTTCACCGAGAGCTATGGCGTGATCTTCCAGTGCAACGTCAAATACTGTTTGGGCCCGTGCGAACCAGCCGTGTGTGAATGGGGAAGAGATTCAGTAGAGTCCTGGGGCAGAAAGCGTCGTTCCGTGACAAG AAATGAAACCACCAcggaagaagaggaagaagaaatgAACATCTCGCAGGAAATTTTGGTTCTCGACTTTGGAGATGAAAAGAACCGCGACTTCCTGAGAAGTGAAGCCAGCACGGAGTATGGTAGAG ATAAAACCGTCACCATTATCGAACCGTGCCCGACCAAAACCTCGGTATTAGCGCTGGCCGTGACGTGCTCTCTAATGGTTTTAGTTTATATGTCGACTCTGTTCTGCTACTACATGAAAAAGTGGATCCAACCACACAAAGTCATGGCTTAG